Proteins from one Pontibacter korlensis genomic window:
- a CDS encoding type III polyketide synthase, giving the protein MQHDKRNHTRNTNHMKSYICAIGTANPPNKIPQMQVADFMAAAMQFDEQDTRKLKALYRVSGIGQRYSVLEDYTRQNGNFSFYPNTPTLEPFPTVQQRMDVYRRHAVQLSEQAIRSCLDQTPSIQLSDLTHLITVSCTGMYAPGLDIELVERLSLSPCVQRTSVNFMGCYAAFNAIKLADSICRANPEAKVMLVCTEICTIHFQKNPEQDHLVSNALFGDGAAAVLMQGQPCQQMSLELQSFHCDLAPAGKRDMAWHIGDTGFEMTLSSYVPDLIKKGIKQLTERLLQGLKTTLAEIKLFAIHPGGRRILEVIEQELGMTRDDNRFAYQVLRDFGNMSSATVLFVLKELMQTLTPQHKDEPVLSFAFGPGLTLESMLLKVHYAHAETTV; this is encoded by the coding sequence ATGCAACACGACAAGCGAAACCATACCCGAAACACAAATCACATGAAAAGCTACATTTGCGCCATCGGCACGGCTAACCCTCCGAACAAAATACCGCAGATGCAGGTGGCAGACTTTATGGCTGCCGCCATGCAGTTTGATGAGCAGGATACCCGCAAGCTGAAGGCGCTATACCGTGTGTCGGGCATTGGGCAGCGTTACAGTGTGCTGGAAGATTACACCCGCCAGAACGGTAACTTCTCCTTTTACCCAAATACCCCTACCCTGGAGCCTTTCCCTACGGTGCAGCAGCGCATGGATGTATATCGCCGGCATGCGGTGCAGTTATCAGAGCAGGCAATCCGGAGCTGCCTTGACCAAACACCAAGCATACAGCTCAGCGACCTCACCCATCTGATTACAGTTAGCTGCACAGGCATGTATGCCCCTGGGCTAGATATAGAGCTGGTTGAACGCCTAAGCCTGTCGCCTTGTGTGCAGCGCACTTCTGTAAATTTTATGGGCTGCTATGCCGCGTTTAACGCGATTAAACTGGCAGACTCCATCTGCAGGGCAAACCCGGAGGCTAAGGTAATGCTGGTGTGCACAGAGATCTGTACCATCCATTTTCAGAAGAACCCGGAACAGGACCATTTGGTGTCTAACGCCTTGTTTGGCGATGGCGCGGCGGCTGTACTGATGCAGGGGCAGCCCTGCCAGCAGATGAGCCTGGAACTGCAGTCTTTCCACTGCGATCTTGCACCTGCTGGCAAGCGCGACATGGCCTGGCACATTGGTGACACAGGCTTTGAAATGACCCTCTCCTCCTATGTGCCAGATCTGATCAAGAAAGGTATAAAACAGCTGACGGAGCGGCTTCTACAGGGCCTCAAAACCACACTGGCGGAGATAAAGCTGTTTGCCATACACCCCGGTGGCAGGCGCATTCTGGAAGTAATAGAGCAGGAGCTAGGCATGACCCGCGACGACAACCGTTTTGCTTACCAGGTACTGCGCGATTTTGGCAATATGTCGTCGGCTACGGTGCTGTTTGTACTAAAAGAGTTAATGCAAACACTGACGCCCCAACACAAAGATGAACCTGTGCTGAGCTTCGCCTTCGGCCCCGGCCTTACCCTGGAATCCATGTTACTGAAGGTCCATTATGCACATGCTGAGACAACGGTCTAA
- a CDS encoding methyltransferase domain-containing protein: protein MLRQRSNELELMDDLTLSGEELRQNLRELEVINNWLGGHKVVLSALDSLLAEHQPERLRIADIGCGGGDTLRSIARWARSKRVPVALVGVDANDFMVQYARRHCSAYPEITIEQQDVFSKEYSLQRYDVIVCSLFCHHFTDAQLVQMFRQLYGQARLGVIINDLHRHWLAYYSIKYITAAFSKSDLVRNDAPLSVWRAFRRQELVQLVQQAGVAKYRLRWMWAFRWQLLLQKI from the coding sequence ATGCTGAGACAACGGTCTAACGAGCTGGAGCTAATGGATGACCTCACGCTTAGCGGAGAGGAACTACGCCAGAACCTGCGCGAACTGGAGGTGATCAACAACTGGCTGGGCGGGCATAAAGTAGTACTAAGTGCGCTGGACAGCCTGCTGGCAGAGCACCAACCTGAACGCCTGCGCATTGCAGACATTGGCTGTGGCGGCGGCGACACCTTACGAAGTATAGCCCGCTGGGCCCGCAGCAAACGTGTACCTGTAGCACTGGTTGGTGTTGATGCGAACGATTTTATGGTGCAGTATGCCCGCCGCCACTGCAGTGCCTACCCTGAGATAACCATAGAGCAGCAAGATGTTTTCTCAAAGGAATATAGCCTGCAAAGGTATGATGTTATAGTGTGCAGCCTTTTTTGCCACCACTTTACCGATGCACAACTGGTGCAGATGTTCCGGCAGCTGTACGGGCAGGCTAGGCTGGGAGTAATCATCAATGATTTGCACCGGCACTGGCTGGCCTATTACTCCATCAAATACATAACGGCAGCCTTCTCTAAGTCAGACCTGGTCAGGAACGATGCGCCACTCTCGGTATGGCGAGCATTCAGGCGTCAGGAGTTAGTGCAGCTGGTGCAACAGGCAGGTGTAGCTAAGTATAGATTACGCTGGATGTGGGCTTTCCGGTGGCAACTGCTTTTGCAAAAAATATAA
- a CDS encoding histone deacetylase, with product MLKIAWSEIFAHSLPEGHRFPMAKYDLLPEQLLYEGTITEGNLFAPEPLAEKFILDTHDTTYWQRLSGLQLTPSEIRKTGFPLSEQLVQREVVIMNGTVQAALFALEYGIGMNIAGGTHHAFTDRGEGFCLLNDIAIAANHLIKYKNINKVLVVDLDVHQGNGTAQIFENEPKVFTFSMHCGHNYPFHKENSDLDVPLAEGTDDKTYLQLLKHHLPRLLDVVQPEFVFFQSGVDVLATDKLGKLGMTIDGCKERDRTVLELCKRHNLPVTVSMGGGYSKQIAYIIEAHANTFRLAQQFYF from the coding sequence ATGTTAAAGATAGCTTGGTCCGAAATTTTTGCACACAGCCTTCCTGAGGGGCACCGCTTCCCGATGGCAAAGTATGACCTGCTGCCCGAGCAGCTTTTATATGAGGGTACCATTACCGAAGGTAACTTATTTGCTCCAGAGCCACTGGCAGAAAAGTTTATACTTGATACGCACGACACAACTTACTGGCAACGGCTCAGTGGCCTTCAGCTCACCCCGTCTGAAATCAGAAAGACAGGTTTTCCTTTATCGGAGCAGCTGGTGCAACGCGAGGTGGTGATTATGAATGGTACAGTGCAGGCTGCTTTGTTTGCATTAGAATATGGTATCGGGATGAATATTGCCGGCGGTACCCACCATGCCTTTACTGACCGGGGGGAAGGCTTCTGCCTGCTCAATGATATTGCCATTGCTGCAAACCACCTCATCAAGTACAAAAATATAAACAAGGTGTTGGTGGTGGACCTGGATGTGCATCAGGGTAATGGCACCGCACAGATTTTTGAGAACGAGCCGAAGGTGTTTACATTTAGTATGCACTGCGGCCACAACTACCCCTTCCATAAAGAGAATTCTGATCTGGATGTGCCTTTAGCAGAAGGCACGGACGATAAAACTTACCTGCAGTTGTTAAAGCATCACCTGCCACGCTTGCTTGATGTGGTGCAGCCTGAATTTGTCTTCTTTCAGTCGGGGGTGGATGTGCTGGCTACTGATAAGCTGGGAAAGTTAGGAATGACCATAGATGGCTGTAAAGAGCGCGACCGTACGGTGCTGGAGCTTTGTAAGCGCCATAACCTGCCTGTTACGGTAAGTATGGGTGGTGGGTATTCTAAACAGATTGCATACATTATAGAGGCACATGCCAACACCTTTAGGCTGGCACAGCAGTTCTACTTTTAG
- a CDS encoding porin family protein, translating to MRKGFTLMLLLLWSATGFAQIDVEGPSRVQQNHNLLSRSPNSGIGIKGGVSLANVHGSDKDKFGNVSNHTSFHAGVFAQFGFGDFFSLQPELLYSRKGFERQDSVFRYDYLEVPVLAVFNITNNFSVHLGPQVGVMVSAKHEDQEIDLEPYNAFDYGASAGLEGQVGRFRLGTRYVHSLGDLRKEDSSGNSIDENIMNGVIQVYLGVSF from the coding sequence ATGAGAAAAGGATTTACCCTGATGTTGCTACTACTTTGGTCGGCTACAGGCTTTGCCCAAATAGACGTAGAAGGCCCAAGCCGAGTGCAGCAAAACCACAACTTGTTAAGCCGCTCTCCCAACTCTGGTATCGGTATCAAAGGCGGAGTTAGCCTTGCCAATGTGCATGGCAGCGACAAAGACAAGTTTGGAAATGTTAGCAACCACACGTCTTTCCATGCCGGTGTTTTTGCCCAGTTCGGCTTTGGAGACTTTTTCTCGCTGCAGCCAGAATTGCTTTACTCCCGCAAAGGCTTTGAGCGCCAAGACTCGGTGTTCAGGTATGACTACCTGGAGGTGCCAGTGCTAGCGGTGTTTAATATAACAAACAACTTTAGTGTACACCTTGGCCCACAGGTAGGCGTTATGGTATCGGCAAAACACGAGGACCAGGAAATTGACCTGGAGCCTTATAACGCCTTTGATTATGGCGCTAGCGCAGGTTTGGAAGGCCAGGTTGGACGCTTCAGGCTAGGTACACGCTATGTGCACAGCTTAGGCGACTTGCGCAAGGAGGACAGTAGCGGCAATAGCATAGACGAGAACATTATGAATGGGGTAATTCAGGTATACCTTGGCGTTTCGTTCTAG
- a CDS encoding YceI family protein: protein MGKHHQHLFLQLAMLFLLVSACDTTVRTDEAEIGDAIVKEASVAPTDTFVVDTARSEITWIGAKMTGRHNGVIDITEGELYMTNGLVTGGRITLDMTTVRSTDKTIDENSNKKLTTHLRSPDFFDSERYTTATFELTGFAPYDSTAEQSSPSGVTPRYSELRIKNPTHRVSGNLTIRGQTKSVVFPARVTLEDSLLRAKANFNIDRTKWGLVYRSDNSLGDQTIRAEVNIGLDLIATTQNPSL, encoded by the coding sequence ATGGGGAAGCACCACCAACACCTGTTTCTGCAGCTCGCTATGCTGTTCCTGCTGGTTTCGGCTTGTGATACCACGGTCAGGACTGACGAGGCTGAGATAGGCGATGCTATAGTAAAGGAGGCTAGTGTGGCTCCAACCGATACCTTTGTTGTAGATACAGCCCGAAGTGAAATCACCTGGATTGGGGCTAAAATGACAGGCAGACACAACGGCGTAATAGACATCACAGAAGGAGAGCTATACATGACCAATGGACTTGTTACAGGAGGCCGCATTACTCTTGACATGACTACTGTTAGGTCAACCGACAAAACCATTGACGAGAACAGCAATAAGAAGCTCACCACGCATCTTCGCTCTCCAGACTTTTTCGACTCTGAGCGCTATACTACCGCTACTTTTGAGCTAACAGGCTTTGCCCCCTACGATAGCACCGCCGAGCAGAGCAGCCCTAGTGGCGTCACTCCCCGGTACAGTGAGCTGCGTATAAAAAACCCTACGCACCGTGTTAGCGGCAACCTCACGATCAGGGGCCAAACTAAAAGTGTTGTGTTTCCGGCAAGAGTAACTCTGGAAGATAGCCTGCTGCGCGCTAAGGCCAATTTCAACATAGACCGCACCAAGTGGGGCCTTGTATACCGTTCCGATAACTCCCTAGGCGACCAAACCATTCGCGCAGAAGTGAACATCGGTTTAGACCTGATAGCCACGACACAAAACCCTAGTTTATAA
- a CDS encoding DUF6992 family protein, with protein sequence MRRFLCLLTFFFLCLTASAQDLSQLNQGQADTLEAGMLVLGGWAIINILFSSFKLTKATRSRKYFYQMNVYWNIVNLLIASFALYTILSKDSATLSLSDSLYLHGWYKKLLYLSVGLDAGFIMLGAYLKEHSRWSAKAEQMQGWGQSVLLQGLFLLLLDLVLVILLETYTNDFFQLVGKV encoded by the coding sequence ATGAGAAGATTTCTGTGCCTGCTTACCTTTTTCTTTCTTTGTCTTACAGCCAGCGCCCAAGACCTGAGCCAGCTGAACCAAGGGCAGGCAGACACACTAGAGGCCGGTATGTTGGTGTTAGGCGGCTGGGCCATCATTAACATTCTTTTCAGCAGCTTTAAGCTGACGAAAGCCACCCGCAGCCGCAAGTACTTTTACCAAATGAATGTATACTGGAACATTGTAAACCTGCTCATCGCCAGCTTTGCCTTGTATACTATACTTTCCAAGGATAGTGCCACGCTCAGCTTATCAGATAGCCTTTACCTGCACGGCTGGTATAAAAAGCTGCTTTACCTTAGTGTAGGCCTGGATGCAGGCTTTATAATGCTGGGTGCTTACCTGAAAGAGCACTCACGCTGGTCGGCTAAGGCCGAACAAATGCAGGGTTGGGGGCAATCGGTACTATTACAAGGGTTGTTTCTACTACTACTGGACCTAGTACTGGTAATACTGTTGGAGACTTATACCAACGACTTTTTTCAACTGGTAGGAAAGGTGTAG
- a CDS encoding type 1 glutamine amidotransferase domain-containing protein — protein MANKLEGKKIAILVEEGFEQVELTEPLKALKEAGAEAHIISPNDNNEIKAWNHTEWGDKFKVDKKLNDVKADDYNGLLLPGGVMNPDNLRANKDAVSFVNKFMESGKPVAAICHGPWTLIETGKVKGKKMTSYHTLQTDLKNAGAEWVDQEVVVDQGLVTSRNPDDIPAFNKKMIEEFAEGKHDR, from the coding sequence ATGGCGAACAAACTAGAAGGAAAGAAAATAGCGATACTAGTAGAAGAAGGATTTGAGCAGGTGGAGCTGACAGAGCCGCTGAAAGCACTCAAAGAAGCGGGTGCTGAGGCACATATCATCTCACCGAATGACAATAATGAGATCAAGGCCTGGAATCATACCGAGTGGGGCGACAAGTTTAAGGTGGATAAGAAGTTGAACGACGTTAAGGCTGATGATTACAATGGCCTGTTGCTACCTGGTGGTGTAATGAACCCAGATAACCTGCGTGCCAACAAGGATGCGGTGAGCTTTGTGAACAAGTTTATGGAGAGCGGCAAGCCAGTTGCAGCTATTTGCCATGGGCCTTGGACCTTGATCGAAACAGGTAAGGTAAAAGGCAAAAAGATGACCAGTTACCACACCCTGCAAACCGACCTCAAAAATGCCGGTGCGGAGTGGGTAGACCAGGAGGTTGTAGTAGACCAAGGCCTGGTAACAAGCCGTAATCCTGATGATATACCTGCTTTCAATAAAAAGATGATCGAAGAATTTGCTGAAGGTAAGCACGACCGCTAG